A single genomic interval of Burkholderia sp. HI2500 harbors:
- a CDS encoding carbohydrate ABC transporter permease: MKAFGRSLPFVALLGPALLVLAALALYPVAQVLIDSFCQVDYSAGRRAFAGLANYRAVLGDEAFTVGFGNTLRFTIVASLAEVALGFGLALLFVRAFPGRRIALPLAILPMMLSTLVCSAIWRNWLNFDGFLNALLAAFDIEGVRWLSDPHLALWSLALVDVWQWTPMAFLIVLAGLQSIPQELYEAARTDGASEWQCLRDITLPLAAPQIGLALLLRSIDTFKLFDKVYALTGGGPGNATQTLSTYIYDTGFRFFNVGPASAASVLMLAASALLVSGYVWQTVRKRRA; the protein is encoded by the coding sequence ATGAAAGCTTTCGGCCGCAGCCTGCCGTTCGTCGCGCTGCTCGGGCCCGCGCTGCTGGTGCTCGCCGCGCTCGCGCTGTATCCGGTCGCGCAGGTGCTGATCGATTCGTTCTGCCAGGTCGACTACTCGGCCGGCCGGCGCGCCTTCGCCGGGCTCGCGAACTATCGTGCGGTGCTCGGCGACGAGGCGTTCACGGTCGGCTTCGGCAACACGCTGCGCTTCACGATCGTCGCGTCGCTCGCCGAAGTCGCGCTGGGTTTCGGCCTCGCGCTGCTGTTCGTGCGCGCGTTTCCGGGGCGGCGCATCGCGCTGCCGCTCGCGATCCTGCCGATGATGCTGTCCACGCTCGTGTGCTCGGCGATCTGGCGCAACTGGCTCAACTTCGACGGTTTCCTGAACGCGCTGCTCGCGGCGTTCGACATCGAAGGCGTGCGCTGGCTGTCCGATCCGCATCTCGCGCTGTGGTCGCTCGCGCTCGTCGACGTGTGGCAGTGGACGCCGATGGCGTTCCTGATCGTGCTCGCCGGGCTGCAGTCGATCCCGCAGGAGCTGTACGAAGCCGCGCGCACCGACGGCGCGAGCGAGTGGCAGTGCCTGCGCGACATCACGCTGCCGCTCGCGGCGCCGCAGATCGGCCTCGCGCTGCTGCTGCGCTCGATCGACACGTTCAAGCTGTTCGACAAGGTCTATGCGCTGACGGGCGGCGGCCCCGGCAACGCGACCCAGACGCTGTCGACCTATATCTACGACACGGGCTTCCGCTTCTTCAACGTCGGGCCGGCAAGTGCCGCGTCGGTGCTGATGCTCGCGGCGTCCGCGCTGCTGGTCTCGGGGTACGTATGGCAGACGGTTCGCAAGCGGCGCGCATGA
- a CDS encoding carbohydrate ABC transporter permease yields MADGSQAARMTAQPARITGARTGAAFGRAVPWALRFVALALLLLPCLWMAGAAFMPTLERLDHPLRIWPAAPTFEHFASVWSNGIGAPLFNSLLVGFGTTLLALALAFPAAYALVRLRFPARLDLLFLVLVLALKLMPPITIAVPLFALAKRLHLLDSTLGLMLAYQIYALPMAIWMLLAFVRDVPIEYEEAACIDGAGLARRLVQIVLPLCAPGLIATAIFVFIAAWNEFLIALLFVSTPSRFTLPLAIAGYVTENGIDWGDLMSAGLMASLPTLAVAGYVQRYLLRGFAGGLK; encoded by the coding sequence ATGGCAGACGGTTCGCAAGCGGCGCGCATGACGGCGCAACCCGCCCGCATCACGGGCGCGAGAACGGGCGCTGCTTTTGGTCGCGCGGTGCCCTGGGCATTGCGCTTCGTCGCACTCGCGCTGTTGCTGCTGCCGTGCCTGTGGATGGCCGGCGCGGCCTTCATGCCGACGCTCGAACGCCTCGATCATCCGTTACGGATCTGGCCGGCCGCGCCGACCTTCGAGCATTTCGCGTCGGTCTGGTCGAACGGCATCGGTGCACCGCTGTTCAATTCGTTGCTGGTCGGCTTCGGCACGACGCTGCTCGCGCTGGCGCTCGCGTTTCCGGCCGCGTACGCGCTCGTGCGGCTGCGGTTTCCGGCGCGGCTCGACCTGCTGTTCCTGGTGCTCGTGCTCGCGTTGAAGCTGATGCCGCCGATCACGATCGCGGTGCCGCTGTTCGCGCTCGCGAAGCGGCTGCACCTGCTCGACTCGACGCTCGGCCTGATGCTCGCGTACCAGATCTACGCGTTGCCGATGGCGATCTGGATGCTGCTCGCGTTCGTGCGCGACGTGCCGATCGAATACGAGGAAGCCGCCTGCATCGACGGCGCGGGGCTTGCTCGACGCCTCGTGCAGATCGTGCTGCCGCTGTGCGCGCCCGGGCTGATCGCGACCGCGATCTTCGTGTTCATCGCCGCGTGGAACGAATTCCTGATCGCGCTGCTGTTCGTGTCGACGCCGAGCCGCTTCACGCTGCCGCTCGCGATTGCCGGCTACGTGACCGAGAACGGCATCGACTGGGGCGACCTGATGAGCGCGGGCCTGATGGCGTCGCTGCCCACGCTGGCCGTGGCCGGCTATGTGCAGCGCTACCTGTTGCGCGGGTTCGCGGGCGGGCTGAAGTGA
- a CDS encoding LacI family DNA-binding transcriptional regulator: MNDKERKPWVTASDVAARAGVSRSAVSRAFSPTASIAPQTRERVMVAARALGYQVNLIARDMITQRSSMIGVVTAGFENPFRARLLSDLMAALGQRALTPLVTNAEDPRQVRQSLEQLLSYRIAGLVMTSASPPLSVAQQYLEHRIPVVMINREANLPGADIVVSDNAAGAVHAAQRLVRAGARRLAFVGPRGASYSAQSRATAFEQAIGRGDAFDATLAHVLDTPSDTHASGVDAARQLFGNGKRPDGVFCSSDLLALGVIDVARSEFGLRVPDDVRVIGFDDIPAAEYDAYRLTTLRQDTRGLAHAAVDLLADRMQAFDGPSRTRIVPVTQVVRASCA; encoded by the coding sequence ATGAATGACAAGGAAAGAAAGCCGTGGGTCACGGCATCGGATGTCGCGGCGCGCGCCGGCGTGTCGCGCTCCGCGGTGTCGCGTGCATTCTCGCCGACGGCGAGCATCGCCCCGCAGACACGTGAGCGCGTGATGGTCGCCGCGCGCGCGCTCGGCTACCAGGTCAACCTGATCGCCCGCGACATGATCACGCAGCGCAGCAGCATGATCGGCGTCGTGACGGCCGGGTTCGAGAATCCGTTTCGCGCGCGGCTGCTGTCGGACCTGATGGCCGCGCTCGGGCAGCGCGCGCTCACGCCGCTCGTGACCAATGCGGAAGATCCGCGCCAGGTCCGGCAATCGCTCGAGCAGTTGCTCAGCTACCGGATCGCGGGCCTCGTGATGACGTCCGCATCGCCGCCGCTGTCGGTCGCGCAGCAGTATCTCGAACACCGGATCCCGGTCGTGATGATCAACCGCGAGGCGAACCTGCCGGGCGCGGACATCGTCGTCAGCGACAACGCGGCGGGCGCCGTCCACGCAGCGCAGCGGCTCGTGCGGGCCGGTGCGCGCCGGCTCGCGTTCGTCGGGCCGCGCGGCGCGAGCTACAGCGCGCAGTCGCGCGCCACCGCGTTCGAGCAGGCGATCGGGCGCGGCGATGCGTTCGACGCGACACTCGCGCACGTGCTCGACACGCCGTCCGACACGCATGCAAGCGGCGTCGACGCCGCGCGGCAACTGTTCGGGAACGGCAAGCGGCCCGACGGCGTGTTCTGCTCGTCCGACCTGCTCGCGCTTGGCGTGATCGACGTCGCGCGCAGCGAATTCGGGTTGCGCGTGCCGGACGACGTGCGCGTGATCGGCTTCGACGACATCCCCGCCGCCGAATACGATGCGTACCGGCTCACGACGCTGCGGCAGGACACGCGCGGCCTCGCGCACGCGGCGGTCGACCTGCTCGCGGACCGGATGCAGGCGTTCGACGGCCCGTCGCGCACGCGCATCGTGCCGGTCACGCAGGTGGTGCGGGCCAGCTGCGCATAA
- a CDS encoding phosphatidylinositol-specific phospholipase C, translating to MIPSSHDTCMPPADWMSALDDARLLHTLTLPGSHDTCAYTVDDRLVRTQRAPLDAQLAHGVRLLDIRCRHVRDAFDIHHGGIALGMTFDDVLATCARFLDAHPRECIVMSVKDEWPAHACTRSFDATFDAHRARHPRLRWHAGGTLPALGDVRGAIVLLRRFRSSRPLGIDLTAWPDNATFTIDHPDGAFVIQDEYRVPVAASIGWKWRAIDALLTDLPSPDSGRWAINFCSGTGMGANPSVVAHGDGNVRGIHARLAARLREQPGPYGAMLLDFCDDDDWALVRALIACNDHVPAPGVWRKTFRC from the coding sequence ATGATCCCTTCGAGCCACGATACGTGCATGCCGCCCGCCGACTGGATGTCGGCGCTCGACGATGCGCGGCTGCTGCATACGCTGACCCTACCGGGCAGCCATGACACCTGTGCGTATACCGTCGACGATCGGCTGGTGCGCACCCAGCGTGCGCCGCTCGATGCCCAGCTCGCGCATGGCGTGCGGCTGCTCGACATCCGCTGCCGGCACGTGCGCGATGCGTTCGACATCCATCACGGCGGCATCGCGCTCGGCATGACGTTCGACGACGTGCTGGCAACCTGCGCGCGTTTTCTCGACGCGCATCCGCGCGAATGCATCGTGATGTCGGTGAAGGACGAATGGCCGGCGCACGCGTGCACGCGCAGTTTCGATGCGACGTTCGACGCGCATCGCGCGCGGCATCCGCGGCTGCGCTGGCATGCCGGCGGCACGCTGCCCGCGCTCGGCGACGTGCGCGGCGCGATCGTGCTGCTGCGCCGCTTTCGCAGCAGCCGTCCGCTCGGCATCGACTTGACCGCATGGCCCGACAATGCGACGTTCACGATCGACCACCCCGATGGTGCATTCGTGATCCAGGACGAATACCGCGTGCCGGTCGCCGCGTCGATCGGCTGGAAGTGGCGTGCGATCGACGCACTGCTGACGGATTTGCCGTCGCCGGACAGCGGCCGCTGGGCGATCAACTTCTGCAGCGGAACCGGGATGGGCGCGAATCCGTCGGTGGTCGCACACGGCGACGGCAACGTGCGGGGCATTCATGCGCGGCTGGCCGCACGGCTGCGCGAGCAGCCCGGCCCGTATGGCGCGATGCTGCTCGACTTCTGCGATGACGACGACTGGGCGCTGGTGCGCGCGCTGATCGCGTGCAACGACCATGTGCCGGCGCCGGGCGTCTGGCGCAAGACGTTTCGCTGTTAG
- a CDS encoding alpha/beta hydrolase family protein codes for MKTWLSAVLLCLSATVAHAAGIKFLSIPANAAGHELRAVIWPPCAAPAQSLTIGPFLLKGQRNCPTVGDKLPLVVISHGHAGTYFGHHDLAETLADSGYVVAAINHPGDTHADMSRAADLRELAERPEDIKRLVDYMLSNGPDAAHIDPARIGFFGFSRGGYTGLVLAGANPDFVHAHVACPDPTWLICKQIRDHDLPRQPLAHDPRIKAYVIADPMNEFPTADTLKDVHAPIQLWASEAGGDGVEPETVPALAGMLPQRPEFHVVPNSAHFAFLAPCSESLAHDSPEVCTDAKGFDRVAFHETLDAKALAFFSANLR; via the coding sequence ATGAAAACCTGGCTATCGGCTGTCCTGCTCTGCCTGTCCGCCACGGTCGCGCACGCGGCCGGCATCAAGTTCCTCAGCATCCCGGCCAATGCGGCCGGCCACGAGTTGCGGGCGGTCATTTGGCCCCCCTGCGCGGCACCCGCGCAATCGCTCACGATCGGCCCGTTCCTGCTGAAAGGGCAACGCAACTGCCCGACCGTCGGCGACAAGCTGCCGCTGGTCGTGATTTCGCACGGCCATGCCGGCACGTACTTCGGGCATCACGACCTCGCCGAAACGCTTGCCGACTCGGGCTACGTCGTCGCGGCGATCAACCATCCCGGCGACACGCATGCCGACATGAGCCGCGCGGCCGACCTGAGGGAGCTGGCGGAGCGGCCGGAGGACATCAAGCGCCTGGTCGACTACATGCTGTCCAACGGGCCCGACGCCGCGCACATCGATCCCGCGCGGATCGGCTTCTTCGGCTTCTCGCGCGGCGGCTATACGGGCCTCGTGCTGGCCGGCGCCAATCCGGATTTCGTGCACGCGCACGTGGCCTGCCCGGACCCGACCTGGTTGATCTGCAAGCAGATCCGCGACCATGACCTGCCGCGCCAGCCGCTGGCGCACGATCCGCGGATCAAGGCCTACGTGATCGCCGACCCGATGAACGAATTCCCGACCGCCGATACGCTGAAAGACGTGCATGCGCCGATCCAGCTCTGGGCGTCCGAAGCGGGCGGCGACGGCGTGGAGCCGGAAACGGTCCCCGCGCTGGCCGGCATGCTGCCGCAACGGCCGGAATTCCACGTCGTGCCGAATTCCGCGCATTTCGCGTTTCTCGCGCCGTGCTCCGAATCACTGGCGCACGACTCGCCTGAAGTCTGTACCGATGCGAAGGGATTCGACCGCGTGGCCTTCCACGAAACACTCGACGCGAAGGCACTCGCGTTCTTCAGCGCCAATCTCCGCTAA
- a CDS encoding LysE family translocator, whose translation MTLSALAVFAVTLLVTAGTPGPSVAALVARVLTNGVRDVLPFLAAMWVGEALWLTLAVAGLSAFARTFAAGLIVLKLLGVAYLLFLAWKMWTAPTGTGADDLPRGQSPWRMFVAGMLVTLGNPKIMVFYLALLPTIVDLTHVGVTAWAELVGTMLAVLILADCFWSLLASRARAFLTSARAKRFANRTSATAMAGAAVAIATR comes from the coding sequence ATGACGCTGTCCGCGCTCGCCGTCTTCGCTGTCACCCTGCTCGTCACCGCCGGCACGCCCGGGCCGAGCGTCGCCGCGCTGGTCGCGCGCGTGCTGACGAACGGCGTGCGTGACGTGCTGCCGTTCCTCGCGGCCATGTGGGTCGGCGAAGCGCTGTGGCTCACGCTCGCGGTCGCGGGGCTGTCCGCGTTCGCGCGCACGTTCGCGGCCGGGCTGATCGTGCTGAAACTGCTCGGCGTCGCGTACCTGCTGTTCCTCGCATGGAAGATGTGGACCGCGCCGACCGGGACCGGCGCCGACGACCTCCCGCGCGGCCAGTCGCCGTGGCGGATGTTCGTCGCGGGCATGCTCGTCACGCTCGGCAACCCGAAGATCATGGTGTTCTATCTCGCGCTGCTGCCGACCATCGTCGATCTCACGCACGTCGGCGTGACCGCGTGGGCCGAGCTGGTCGGCACGATGCTCGCGGTCCTGATCCTGGCCGACTGCTTCTGGTCGCTGCTTGCGTCGCGCGCACGGGCTTTCCTGACGTCGGCGCGCGCGAAGCGGTTCGCGAACCGCACGAGCGCGACCGCGATGGCCGGTGCGGCAGTGGCGATCGCGACGCGCTGA
- a CDS encoding GNAT family N-acetyltransferase: MTAPILIRPATREDAAAMAAVEVAAAQRFREIGMTHIAEAEPTDTAAVLVRIDGGRAYVAVDAHGTCVGFAFYRLLDAQRLYLEELDVAPSHAGQRIGARLIEQVTARAAQEGIAEVVLSTFRDAPWNAPYYARLGFSIVDAAALDDTLRAIRAHHVSLGLDETQRVFMRADVRR, encoded by the coding sequence ATGACTGCACCGATCCTGATCCGTCCCGCCACGCGGGAAGACGCGGCCGCGATGGCCGCCGTCGAAGTGGCTGCCGCGCAGCGGTTTCGCGAAATCGGCATGACCCACATCGCGGAAGCCGAGCCGACCGATACGGCCGCCGTACTCGTGCGCATCGATGGCGGCCGGGCTTATGTGGCGGTCGATGCGCACGGCACGTGCGTCGGGTTTGCGTTCTACCGGCTGCTCGATGCGCAGCGGCTTTATCTGGAAGAGCTGGATGTCGCGCCGTCGCATGCCGGACAGCGGATCGGCGCGCGCCTGATCGAACAGGTGACGGCACGCGCGGCGCAGGAAGGGATCGCGGAGGTCGTGCTGTCGACGTTTCGCGACGCGCCGTGGAATGCGCCGTACTACGCGCGCCTGGGTTTCAGCATCGTCGACGCCGCCGCGCTCGACGACACGCTGCGCGCGATCCGCGCGCACCACGTATCGCTCGGCCTCGACGAGACGCAGCGCGTGTTCATGCGGGCGGACGTGCGCCGCTGA
- a CDS encoding alkene reductase codes for MPTLFDPVTLGDLTLPNRIVMAPLTRSRAGATRVPNALMARYYAERATAGLIITEATSVTPQGVGYADTPGIWSDEQVEGWKQVTQAVHAAGGRIVLQLWHVGRISDPVFLNGDLPVAPSAIAAGGHVSLVRPQRPYVTPRALELDEIPGIVAAYRKGAENAKAAGFDGVEIHGANGYLLDQFLQDSTNHRTDAYGGPIENRARLLLEVVDAAIDVWGAGRVGVHLAPRGDAHTMGDSDPAATFGYVARELGRRKIAFIFTRESYSGDHLSPRLKEAFGGPLIANEQFTLDTAQAALEDGSADAIAWGKLFIANPDLPRRLELGAPLNKPVPETFYAEGETGYTDYPALSDAA; via the coding sequence ATGCCCACCCTGTTCGATCCCGTCACCCTCGGCGACCTGACCCTGCCGAACCGCATCGTGATGGCGCCGCTCACCCGCTCCCGTGCGGGCGCGACGCGCGTGCCGAACGCGCTGATGGCCCGCTACTACGCCGAGCGCGCGACGGCCGGCCTGATCATTACCGAGGCAACGTCGGTCACGCCGCAGGGCGTCGGCTACGCGGACACCCCCGGCATCTGGTCCGATGAGCAGGTCGAGGGCTGGAAACAGGTGACGCAGGCCGTGCATGCGGCCGGTGGGCGCATCGTGCTGCAACTCTGGCACGTCGGCCGGATCTCCGACCCGGTGTTCCTGAACGGCGACCTGCCGGTCGCGCCGAGCGCGATCGCCGCCGGCGGCCACGTGAGCCTCGTGCGTCCGCAGCGCCCGTACGTGACGCCGCGCGCACTCGAGCTCGACGAAATCCCGGGCATCGTCGCCGCGTACCGCAAGGGTGCGGAAAACGCGAAGGCCGCCGGCTTCGACGGTGTCGAGATCCACGGCGCGAACGGCTACCTGCTCGACCAGTTCCTGCAGGACAGCACCAACCACCGCACCGATGCATATGGCGGCCCGATCGAGAACCGCGCACGCCTGCTGCTCGAAGTGGTCGATGCGGCAATCGACGTGTGGGGCGCCGGCCGCGTCGGCGTGCACCTTGCCCCGCGCGGCGACGCGCACACGATGGGCGATTCCGATCCGGCGGCAACGTTCGGCTATGTCGCGCGCGAACTCGGCCGTCGCAAGATCGCCTTCATCTTCACGCGTGAGTCGTACTCGGGCGACCACTTGAGCCCGCGCCTGAAGGAAGCGTTCGGCGGCCCGCTGATCGCGAACGAGCAGTTCACGCTCGACACCGCGCAGGCTGCGCTCGAGGACGGCAGCGCCGACGCGATCGCATGGGGCAAGCTGTTCATCGCGAACCCCGACCTGCCGCGCCGCCTCGAACTCGGCGCACCGCTCAACAAGCCGGTGCCGGAGACGTTCTACGCGGAAGGCGAAACGGGTTATACCGATTACCCGGCGCTGAGCGACGCGGCCTGA
- a CDS encoding ArsR/SmtB family transcription factor has protein sequence MPTELDIEAILKALSNPVRREILLWLKTPGEHFPNQTLPYEHGVCAGQIDARCGLSQSTVSAHLATLQRAGLVTSTRIGQWAFFQRNEAVIDAFHDALRREL, from the coding sequence ATGCCGACCGAACTCGACATCGAAGCCATCCTGAAAGCGCTCTCGAACCCCGTGCGCCGGGAAATCCTCCTCTGGCTGAAAACGCCGGGCGAGCATTTCCCGAACCAGACGCTGCCGTATGAACACGGCGTCTGCGCGGGCCAGATCGACGCGCGCTGCGGGCTGTCGCAGTCGACCGTCTCCGCGCACCTCGCGACGCTGCAACGCGCGGGGCTCGTGACGTCGACACGGATCGGCCAGTGGGCGTTCTTTCAACGCAACGAGGCCGTCATCGACGCATTTCACGACGCCCTGCGCCGCGAACTCTAG
- a CDS encoding carboxymuconolactone decarboxylase family protein, with protein MTQRIASASPPFEPDIAASIDRIMQGHPPLRLFTTLARDPRLFTKFFAAGLLDKGHLDIRQREIVIDRTTALCGCEYEWGVHVAVFARTAKLSSEQIRSLACGSADDTCWNDDDRVLIRMCDALHRHCDIDDDLWHTLCRHFSDEARLELLMLAGFYRTVSYLANALRLPLEAHATRFPSRTSACEVHSPDLPTEDRP; from the coding sequence ATGACTCAGCGTATTGCATCCGCATCACCGCCGTTCGAACCCGACATCGCGGCTTCGATCGACCGGATCATGCAGGGCCACCCACCGTTGCGACTCTTCACCACGCTCGCGCGCGATCCGCGCCTGTTCACGAAATTCTTTGCCGCCGGCCTGCTGGACAAGGGCCATCTCGACATCCGGCAACGCGAGATCGTCATCGACCGCACTACCGCGCTTTGCGGGTGCGAATACGAATGGGGCGTGCATGTCGCCGTGTTCGCCCGGACGGCGAAGCTGAGCAGCGAGCAAATCCGGTCGTTGGCTTGCGGCTCGGCTGACGACACATGCTGGAACGACGACGACCGGGTGCTGATCCGGATGTGCGATGCGCTGCATCGGCACTGCGATATCGACGATGACCTGTGGCACACGCTGTGCCGGCATTTCAGTGACGAGGCACGGCTCGAGCTGCTGATGCTGGCGGGCTTCTATCGGACGGTCAGTTATCTCGCGAATGCACTGCGCCTGCCGCTTGAAGCGCATGCGACACGGTTTCCGTCTCGTACGTCGGCATGTGAAGTTCATTCCCCTGATTTGCCGACGGAGGATCGACCGTGA
- a CDS encoding winged helix-turn-helix transcriptional regulator, translating to MVVLDLLGRRTTLRILWELRGEPLTFRALQEACETNARLLNTRLAELKASGLVEHGEGGYCMTAEGRRLEAALQPLLGWAKQWAKRDPDGFDAADREQSGQER from the coding sequence ATGGTCGTGCTGGATCTGCTTGGGCGGCGGACTACGCTGCGCATCCTGTGGGAACTGCGCGGCGAGCCGCTCACATTCCGCGCACTGCAGGAAGCCTGCGAAACGAATGCGCGCCTGCTCAATACGCGGCTGGCCGAGCTCAAGGCATCGGGCCTCGTCGAGCATGGCGAGGGCGGCTACTGCATGACGGCCGAAGGCCGGCGGCTCGAGGCGGCGCTGCAACCGTTGCTGGGGTGGGCAAAACAATGGGCGAAGCGCGACCCGGACGGGTTCGACGCGGCCGATCGCGAGCAATCCGGTCAGGAACGCTGA
- a CDS encoding HAD family hydrolase — MPVQAVIFDFDLTLADSSAAIIECTEYALHRLDAAGATPAQIGAVIGLPLHEMFRLLTGETEPARADAFARHFVARADEIMVHGTRIYPDVPSLLARLREQGLAVAIVSSKFRYRIEAILALNELQSLVDVLIGGEDVQRHKPDPEGLVLALARLGVPARSAIYVGDHAVDAQAAERAGVAFVGAVSGMTSFDGWARAGKQAVATHIGELDAIVQRMQRDASEASG; from the coding sequence ATGCCTGTTCAGGCCGTCATCTTCGATTTCGATCTGACGCTGGCGGATTCGTCCGCCGCAATCATCGAATGCACGGAATACGCGCTGCATCGGCTGGATGCCGCCGGCGCGACACCGGCGCAGATCGGTGCCGTGATCGGGCTGCCGCTGCACGAAATGTTCCGCTTGCTGACGGGTGAAACCGAGCCGGCGCGGGCCGACGCGTTTGCGCGCCACTTCGTGGCACGCGCCGACGAGATCATGGTGCACGGCACGCGCATCTATCCCGATGTCCCGTCGCTGCTTGCGCGTCTGCGCGAGCAGGGTCTCGCGGTCGCGATCGTGTCGTCGAAGTTCCGCTACCGGATCGAGGCGATTCTTGCGCTGAACGAACTGCAGTCGCTCGTCGACGTGCTGATCGGCGGCGAGGACGTGCAGCGTCACAAGCCTGATCCCGAAGGGCTCGTGCTGGCGCTGGCGCGGCTGGGCGTGCCGGCCCGTTCGGCGATCTACGTGGGTGACCATGCGGTGGATGCGCAGGCGGCCGAGCGTGCCGGCGTGGCGTTCGTCGGCGCGGTGAGCGGGATGACGTCGTTCGATGGATGGGCACGCGCGGGCAAGCAGGCGGTGGCCACGCATATCGGCGAACTGGACGCGATCGTGCAACGGATGCAGCGCGATGCGTCCGAAGCGTCGGGCTGA
- a CDS encoding alpha/beta fold hydrolase, whose product MSLISVAFASIRRSRVLPAARTLAFAISVAAALGVLGGAHPAEAATPTQRERLEAPVKAVADQHLTVDTPQGNAMLPVYADHPVDKAAPDVTRVFIVIHGTLRNADAYYASGLKVVEKAGAVGQGTMVVAPQFLTRADTRAFSLPAPTLAWTQEGWKGGEPARQPAPISSFAALDALLAHFADRGLYPALSTVVVIGHSAGAQLLQRYAVAGHEGDALARAGIAVRYVVANPSSYLYFDDERPDGQPIAGGTCPSATEWKYGLKSAPPYVASQDVRDLETRYAARHVVYLLGQADTNPYTHFIDRSCAAMAQGPYRLARGLAYFDYLKKRHPDDLAQQVVEVPGVGHDGLGMFTSACGLAVLFGQALPQSCPVVAGTAPDMRSAAQ is encoded by the coding sequence ATGTCACTCATTTCCGTTGCCTTTGCAAGCATCCGGCGCTCACGCGTATTGCCGGCCGCCCGAACCCTGGCGTTCGCGATTTCGGTCGCGGCAGCCCTCGGCGTCCTGGGCGGCGCGCATCCGGCCGAAGCCGCCACGCCCACCCAGCGCGAACGTCTCGAAGCACCGGTGAAGGCAGTCGCCGACCAGCACTTGACCGTCGACACGCCGCAGGGCAACGCGATGTTGCCCGTCTATGCCGACCATCCCGTCGACAAGGCGGCACCTGACGTCACGCGTGTGTTCATCGTGATTCACGGCACGCTGCGCAACGCCGACGCTTATTACGCATCGGGGCTCAAGGTGGTCGAGAAGGCCGGTGCAGTGGGCCAGGGCACGATGGTCGTCGCGCCGCAATTCCTGACACGCGCCGATACGCGTGCGTTCTCGCTGCCCGCGCCGACGCTCGCCTGGACCCAGGAAGGATGGAAGGGCGGCGAACCGGCCCGCCAGCCAGCCCCGATCAGCTCGTTCGCCGCGCTCGACGCATTGCTCGCGCATTTCGCCGACCGCGGCCTGTATCCCGCGTTGTCGACGGTCGTCGTGATTGGCCACTCCGCCGGCGCGCAGTTGCTGCAGCGTTACGCGGTGGCCGGGCACGAAGGCGATGCGCTCGCGCGGGCCGGCATCGCGGTGCGCTATGTGGTCGCGAACCCGTCGAGCTACCTGTATTTCGACGACGAACGGCCGGACGGCCAGCCGATCGCAGGCGGAACCTGCCCGAGCGCGACCGAATGGAAATACGGGCTGAAGTCGGCACCGCCTTATGTTGCGTCGCAGGACGTGCGCGATCTCGAAACGCGCTATGCCGCGCGTCATGTCGTGTACCTGCTCGGCCAGGCCGACACGAACCCTTACACCCACTTCATCGACCGCTCATGCGCGGCCATGGCGCAAGGCCCGTACCGGCTCGCACGCGGGCTCGCGTATTTCGACTATCTGAAGAAACGGCATCCTGACGATCTCGCGCAACAGGTCGTCGAAGTGCCGGGCGTCGGGCATGACGGCCTCGGCATGTTCACGTCCGCTTGTGGGCTGGCCGTGCTGTTCGGGCAAGCGTTGCCGCAATCGTGTCCGGTCGTTGCCGGCACGGCGCCGGACATGCGCTCGGCAGCGCAGTGA